The Agromyces atrinae genome window below encodes:
- the lspA gene encoding signal peptidase II, which yields MEPKRPSISARALVVLTLVAAALYGLDQLSKYLVVTNLTEGAVVEVFGSVLQWQFVRNPGAAFSIASGMTWIFTILAVGVIGFIIVFARRIRSIGWAVVFGLLLGGVLGNLTDRLVREPSFGQGHVIDFIYTPWMLPAIYNVADIAIVSSMGLFLILTLRGVGLDGVRETKKTAEPVETEAAAETSSPRPATEN from the coding sequence TTGGAGCCTAAGCGTCCGTCGATCAGTGCCAGAGCGCTCGTCGTTCTGACTCTGGTCGCGGCCGCACTCTACGGTCTCGACCAGCTGTCGAAGTACCTCGTCGTCACGAACCTCACCGAGGGGGCGGTCGTCGAGGTCTTCGGCTCTGTTCTGCAATGGCAATTCGTTCGTAACCCCGGAGCCGCGTTCTCCATCGCGAGCGGCATGACGTGGATCTTCACGATCCTCGCCGTCGGCGTCATCGGCTTCATCATCGTTTTCGCCCGTCGCATCCGCTCGATCGGCTGGGCGGTCGTCTTCGGCCTCCTCCTCGGTGGAGTGCTCGGCAACCTGACCGACCGGCTCGTGCGCGAGCCGAGCTTCGGTCAGGGCCACGTCATCGACTTCATCTACACCCCGTGGATGCTGCCGGCGATCTACAACGTCGCCGACATCGCCATCGTGTCGAGCATGGGTCTCTTCCTCATCCTGACCCTGCGCGGCGTCGGCCTCGACGGCGTGCGTGAGACGAAGAAGACGGCGGAGCCGGTCGAGACCGAGGCGGCTGCCGAGACGTCCTCGCCCCGCCCCGCGACTGAGAACTGA
- a CDS encoding RluA family pseudouridine synthase: MPSRSLPVPDGLEGSRVDAGLAKMLGLSRTISAEAAEAGGVSLDGRVVGKSDRLRGGAWLEVEWVEERREAVLEAIPVPDLGIVHDDDDLVVVNKPAGVAAHPSVGWNGPTVVGALAAAGFRISTSGASERQGVVHRLDAGTSGLMVVAKSEYAYTYLKRLFHDRQVEKYYHAVVQGHPDPFSGTIDAPIGRHPRSEWKFAVTGDGKHAVTHYDTLEAFPYASLLEIKLETGRTHQIRVHMAAQRHPCAGDSMYGADPTLSARLGLERQWLHAVRLGFAHPANGEYVEFEAPYAPDLAHALEVLGAD, encoded by the coding sequence ATGCCGTCCCGATCACTGCCCGTTCCGGACGGCCTCGAGGGCTCGCGCGTCGACGCGGGCCTCGCCAAGATGCTGGGGCTCTCGCGCACGATCTCCGCCGAGGCGGCCGAAGCCGGGGGAGTGTCCCTCGACGGCCGTGTCGTCGGCAAGTCCGATCGGCTGCGCGGCGGAGCCTGGCTCGAGGTCGAGTGGGTCGAGGAGCGACGGGAAGCCGTCCTCGAGGCGATCCCCGTGCCCGACCTCGGCATCGTCCACGACGACGACGATCTCGTCGTCGTCAACAAGCCGGCGGGCGTCGCGGCACATCCGTCGGTCGGCTGGAACGGTCCGACGGTTGTGGGCGCCCTCGCCGCGGCGGGGTTCCGCATCTCGACCTCCGGCGCGTCCGAGCGGCAGGGCGTCGTGCACCGCCTCGACGCCGGCACGAGCGGCCTTATGGTCGTCGCGAAGTCGGAGTACGCCTACACCTACCTGAAGCGCCTGTTCCACGATCGCCAGGTCGAGAAGTACTACCACGCCGTCGTTCAGGGGCACCCCGATCCGTTCTCCGGCACGATCGATGCTCCGATCGGCCGGCACCCGCGCTCCGAGTGGAAGTTCGCGGTCACGGGTGACGGCAAGCACGCCGTAACCCACTACGACACGCTCGAGGCCTTCCCGTACGCCTCGCTCCTCGAGATCAAGCTCGAGACCGGGCGCACGCACCAGATCCGCGTTCACATGGCTGCACAGCGTCATCCGTGCGCCGGCGACTCGATGTACGGGGCCGACCCCACCCTGTCGGCGCGGCTCGGGCTCGAGCGCCAGTGGCTGCACGCCGTGCGTCTCGGCTTCGCGCACCCCGCGAACGGCGAGTACGTCGAGTTCGAGGCGCCCTACGCTCCCGACCTCGCTCACGC